The Cytobacillus sp. NJ13 sequence ATTTTGTGCCTGTGAATTATGTTATCGATACACTGAATGCCGCCTTGATTCATGCCGAAAATGGCGGGATATACAATATTACAAACTCTAATCCGCCTCTGCAATCAGATGTATATGAAATAGTAAAAGAGGTGCTGGATTTTCCGCAATTGGAGATGTATGTCCCTAGATCCTCTGCAGAAATGACAAGTGAGGAAAAGGCATTTCATAATTCAATGAGCATTTTCCACAGTTATTTCCAGCGGACCATTGATTTTCCATCAGACAATACGGAAAAGCTGCTTGCAGATGCAGGGGTTCCCATGCTGAAGATGGACCGAGATGTATTAACAAGAATAATAGCAGGATATTTGCTCGATAAAGCGAGTATACCTTCCTGACGAAAGAAAAGACCGGGGATTTGAATTCCCGGTCTTCATTTATTCATTCATGCCTGCTCCCCGCTTTTTATGGGCACCTGCTTCAAGGGGGGCCTTTAAAAGCTTCCGGTGCTTAATTTCCATAGTCTGAATTTGATTCAATTCCTCAATTAAGTCTTGGATAGAGAGAATCTCATATAGAATGGCTGTTTCAGGCTGGACATGGTGGTGTGTGCGCGGTTTTAAACCGCCCGCAGGGTTCAGCTGTTTTTGCTCAATAAACCACTGTGTTACTTCGCTGATTTTTTTATGATGTCTTTCTGTAATAAGAAAGCACGGGTCATATAGGCTGTTTTTTATATCCTCAAGAACAGCTGCGGCAGCCTTTTTCCTGTCTTCCTCCAGCTCCGGCAGGCCAGTCGGCAAAAAGATCAAGTTTCCCACGTGATAGGTAATCTGCCTTAATATAGTCAGTTTTTTATATTCATAATGAAAGTCGCGCATATCTTCGCGGCTAAATCGGTGATACCTGTATTCAGCTTTTTGATAATGGCATAAAGTTTCCGTTTTATCGATATCTTTAATAAGTCTTTGAAAATCAGAACGGACAGTGCCGTCAGATCCCTGTGAATTGAAAATTTCAAGGCCTCTTTTATGTAAAGTGTCACCGGATCGTCTGTAAAGGGCATGTATATTTTTTATGATTGATTTGGAGTAATTGGGCGGCATGACAAAAAAGTTAACAGCTGTGGAAACGACAATTCCGGTAGTGGTAGTCCCCAATCGAATGAAAAAAGAGGACAAATAATGGTCCTGTACCGTTGAAATCATAGCGACACCCGTCAATGTAGCCACCAGCATTCCATCATGAAGCTTCAGCTTATGGCAGACAATGATTGTCGCAAGTGATACGGAAGCATAACTATACGGGCTGTCCCCGAAAATGAACGTAAATAATACAGCAAATCCCGCACCAATGGCTGCCGCCGGAAACCTGACATATGCTTTCCGAATGGAGTCTGCAACAGTGGGCTCAATCGTAACGATGGCCGTAATCACAGCAAACATGGCTGGCCAATCCAGCATATGGCAAATAAAAGCTGTTATAAAAACAGCCAGTCCGGTTTTGGCGATTCTTCCTCCTATAAATTTATATGGAAAAGTCTGTTTCATACATAATCCTTCTTTAAATCTGTGGTTTCAAAATATAAATTTATATTAGTGCAAGAAACCAATAAGAGCAAATGTGAATCTTCTGATAAAAAGAAATTATCCCGGTGACATGATCTGATAGTATGTTAAAATAGACAACTATAAAGTATAAATATTGAATATATATAAGATTTTACGGACTTAGGGGAAGGGTGAGTTTGAATGTCAATTGAAAGTGTGAAAGCCCATTTTAAAAAATGGGATCGGGAACAAGATGTAATGGAGTTTGATTCTTTAAGCGCAACAGTGGAACAGGCTGCTGAAACAATCGGTGTCTGCCCTGCACAAATTGCCAAGACTCTATCCTTCAGGAGTGATGGGGATGAAGCAATTCTTGTGGTGGCAGCAGGCGATGCCAAAATTGATAACAAGAAGTTCCGGAAAACGTTCGGTTTCAAAGCCCGGATGCTTTCAGCGGAGGAAGTTCTCGAACAGACCGGCCATGCCGTAGGAGGAGTTTGTCCATTTGGACTGAAGAATGACCTGGATGTATATCTGGATGAATCTATGAAAAGATTCGAGACCCTTTTCCCTGCATGCGGAAGCAGCAATTCCGCCATTGAACTGACACCTGCTGAAATTAATACATATTCAGATGCAAAAGCCTGGGTGGATGTGTGCAAGGACTGGGAAGATGCGCTGATCATTGAGCGGCCACTGGAAAAAATAACGAAATAGAAGTCATATTTTCGTGCTGAAATCAAAATAGTGTTGTATTATTATAATTATTGATGAATAAATATATAGATTTACAGATTAGGAGAGCAGATAATTCATGGGAAAGAATCTGATTGTTAAACAAATTGATGAACTTCAGGATGACTTTAATAGAATAAGCACTTATATCGGCGAGAATCCCGAACTGGGACATGAAGAGTACAAGGCATGCAAAGTATTGACAGAGGAGCTTGAAAAGCATGGTTTTTCTCTAGAAATCGGCACATGCGGTTTACCGACTGCCTTTACGGCAACTTATGACAGCGGAAAAGAAGGTCCTGTGATTGGATATATGTCTGAATACGATGCATTGCCTGAAGTAGGGCATGCATGCGGTCATAATCTAATCGGCACGATGGGGATTGCTGCAGGAATAGGACTAAGTAAAGTGATTCATGAAACTGGAGGAAAGGTTATTGTCTTTGGCACGCCGGCAGAGGAGACGAAGGGCGGTAAGGTGACCATGGCCGAAGCTGGTATTTTTGATGTTTTGGATGCAGCGATCATGGTACATCCCCTTGACAATTATGTGAAGAGCGGGACATCACTGGCAATGGATGCTATACAATTTGAATTTTTTGGAAAATCGGCACATGCAGCTGCCAGCCCGCATTTGGGAATAAATGCTTTGGACGCTGTCCTGCAAACGTTTAGCAGCATAAACGCTCTGCGCCAGCATATTAAACCTGATGCCAGAATCCATGGAATTATAACGGAAGGGGGCAAAGCTGCAAACGTGGTTCCGGACTATGCGGTTGCCCAATTTTATGTTCGTGCAGCCAAACGTGAGTATGTGAATGAACTTGTAGAAAAGGTCAAGAAATGTGCAGAAGGGGCAGCTCTGCAGACTGGTGCCGAAATGAAGTGGTCATTTTATGAGTTCTCTTATGATGATATGGTTACGAACAGCCCCTTATCAGAAGCATTCAATAAAGAACTGATTTCCCTTGGTGTGAATGAGGAGGAAATTCTGGAACAGAAGGACGGGTCAGGTTCTCTTGACATGGGGAATGTCAGCCAGGCGGCACCTTCCATCCATCCTTATATTAAAATCTGCAATGAGGCATATGCTTGCCACACACATGAATTCCGAGAAGCTGCTATGAGTGAGCAGGCTAGAGAAGCCATGATCCTTGGGGCCAAGGCAATGGCACTTACGGGGTATGAAGTGTTAACCAATCAGGAGCTTCTAAAACAGATTAAAGAAGAATTCGAGTCAAACAAGGCATTAGCTTAAAATCCAAAATAAGGCCATGATCCATAAGAAGTATGAGGATCATGGCCATTATATTATGATAAACTATCCCATTCTGAATACAGTCCGGTTCCATTGCAGCCCTGGCAGTCAAATTGGTTTGCATGATAAGCGAACTCATTCCCCGGATAGAGTGAAAAACCCCTGCCGTAACAGTCCGGACACTTATTTTCTTCCTTCATGCGATTGACATGATTTTGATATCTGCTTTCGCGCCATTCATTAAAGGCATTCAATAATCCCATCTTTTTCACCTCAGCCATTTTTTCCTTATTTTGAATAAAATGGGCAGATTTTATACAATTCGCTACTTTAATATATGAATAAAGTGGGACTAGTGTGAAAAAAAGCTTGTTCAAAAATGGCTATTTTCCCTTAGGGTTCTTCCATTTTTCGCCGAGTGCTTCGATAAAAATGCTGACATTCTTTTTTTCCTGCATAATGGGCGAAAGAACATAGGAAAGAGTGCGTTTGAATTCCTGATTTTTCACTTTGATTATAGACAGGTTATTTTGATTAACGTCCCTTTCGACGACGCTTCCAGAAAGAATGCTTATTCCCAGCCCGTTGATGAGTGTTTCTTTTATCCCCTGGTTGCTGCTGATCGTTAAAAGTGATTTCACTTTAAGACCATTTGATCTGACTACATGGTTAAAATACTCACGTGTCCCTGACCCGTTTTCCCTCATAATCCATGCCTGATCTTGAAGGTCAGCAATTGTTGCTTCTTCTTTTTGTACCAATGGATGCTGGTTGGAAGTCACAATAAATAATTCATCCTCTAAGAAGGGAGTCACGATAAGCTCTCTTTCATTTGTCTGGCCCTCAATTAGCCCTATATCCACATGATGGGAACGGGTTGACTGAACAACTTCCTCCGTATTGGCAATGGTCACCTGGAGATTTAGCTCAGGATACTGATTCTGCAAATCAAGCAGCAGGGGAGGCAGGATGTATTCCCCTATAGTGAAACTGGCCGCAATTTTCAGATCTCCTTTAATGGTGTTTTGCTGCTCTAAAATTTCCTGCCTGGTTTGCTCGTAAATGGTAATCATCTGCTTGGCCCGGTCATATAATATTTCACCGCTGGGCGTAATTTTCAAGTATTTTGGAGAGCGTTGAAATAGTTTGGTCTGAAATTCCTTTTCCAGGTTTTTAATATGCAGGCTGACACTGGGCTGTGACATAAGAAGAAGCTCGGCCGTCTTCGTAAAGTTTTTCACTTCAGCCAATGTGACGAATGTTTTTAACGCATCATAGTACAAAATATCACCCTTTCTATAATTAGTAATATTAATAGCTGCAATAATTAATATTTATTTTACTAATGGAATATCATTCGGTAAAGTAATAGATATATATTTTTTACGTATAAAACCGACTTTTTTTATAGGAAAAGAGGAAATTTAAAGAAATACTATAAAACCAGCCTTTTGCGCTGGTTTGCGAGGTGGATCATGTTGCAACTTCAGGTAATGAACAGTCCGTTTAATCAGGAGCAGGCAGAGCTCCTTAATCGTCTTCTTCCGACTCTGACAGAGACACAATCCCTCTGGCTGAGCGGATATCTTGCAGCGATACAGTCCTCATCATTGCAGGCTGCCCCGGCAGTGGAAGAACGTCCGGCACCGGCAGCGGTGAAGGCCATTCCAAAGGATGTGACCATCTTATTTGGATCACAAACCGGGAATGCACAGAATCTGGCAAAGAAAGCTGGTAAAACGCTTGAAGAGAGAGGTTTTCAAGTAACGGTTTCAGCAATGAGTGATTTTAAGCCCAATAATCTTAAAAAGGTCAAAAACCTGTTAATTGTCGTAAGTACCCATGGTGAGGGAGATCCGCCAGACAACGCTTTGACATTCCATGAATTTGTTCACGGAAAAAGGGCGCCAAAACTGGAAGATTTCCGTTACTCTGTTTTGGCACTTGGCGATAGCTCCTATGAATTCTTCTGCCAAACGGGAAAAGATTTTGATAAGCGTCTGGAGGAACTAGGCGGAACAAGAATAACGCCAAGAGTGGACTGTGATCTTGATTTCGAGGAGCCTGCAGCAGAGTGGGCGGAAGCAGTTTTAGCCGGATTGAGCGAAGGGGAAAGCAGCAGTCCTTCTCCTGCAGAAGCAGCTTCAGTTTCAGCTTCAGCACCTGCCGAGTCAGTCTATTCCCGGTCCAACCCTTTCCGGGCAGAAGTTCTGGAAAATCTGAATCTCAATGGACGCGGCTCCAATAAAGAAACCCGCCATCTCGAGATTTCTCTAGAGGGTTCAGGTCTTACTTATCAGCCTGGTGACAGTCTTGGGGTATATCCTGAAAACGATCCTGAATTGGTTGACTTGCTTTTAGCTGAGATGAGCTGGGATCCTGAGGAAGCAGTCGGAGTGAAGGAGGAAACAGTAACGTTAAAAGAAGCGCTAACGGCTCACTTTGAGATTACTGTCCTGACCAAACCGCTTGTTGAAAAGGCTGCAAAGCTTTCTGGAAATGAAGATCTGCACCAGCTAGTGTCAGACAGAAATCAACTGAAATCCTATATGGACGGGCGGGACTTGATTGATTTAGTCCGTGACTTTAAACCATGGAACAGTTCGGCACAGGAGTTTGTCTCTATACTGCGTAAGATGTCTGCGCGTCTTTATTCCATTTCAAGCAGCTTCGAGGCGAATCCCGAGGAAGTTCATTTGACAATCGGTGCTGTCCGCTATGATGCCCATGGCCGTGAACGCAAAGGGGTCTGCTCCATTTTATGTGCGGAGCGTCTCCAGCCTGGCGATACACTGCCAGTATTTATTCAGCACAACGAAAACTTTAAACTGCCTGAAAATCCGGACACACCAATCATTATGGTTGGTCCTGGAACCGGAATTGCACCATTCCGATCATTTATGCAGGAGCGTGAAGAAAGCGGCGCGGATGGGAAATCATGGTTATTCTTTGGCGACCAGCATTTTGTGACTGATTTCCTTTATCAGACTGAATGGCAAAAGTGGCTCAAGGATGGAGTCTTGTCGAAGCTGGATGTCGCTTTTTCCCGTGATGATGATGAGAAGGTTTATGTTCAGCATAGAATGCAGGAAAATAGCAAGGAATTATTCCAGTGGCTTCAGGAAGGAGCAGCCGTCTATATCTGCGGCGATGAGAAAAACATGGCGCATGATGTCCATAACACACTCATAGATATTATTGAAAAAGAAGGCGGTTTAAGCCGGGATCAGGCTTCAGAATATCTTGCCGGCATGCAGAAAAATAAACGCTACCAGCGCGACGTATATTGATTTGGAAGGAAAGGAGTTTTACAGTATGGTAAACCCAAACTTAAAAGCACCGGATGGCCCTCCGAGTGATGTTGAGGGAATTAAGGATCGAAGCAACTATTTGCGCGGAACGCTGGCGGAAGTTATGCAGGACAGAATCAGCGCCGGAATTCCCGATGATGATAACAGATTAATGAAGCACCACGGGAGCTATCTGCAGGATGACCG is a genomic window containing:
- a CDS encoding assimilatory sulfite reductase (NADPH) flavoprotein subunit → MQLQVMNSPFNQEQAELLNRLLPTLTETQSLWLSGYLAAIQSSSLQAAPAVEERPAPAAVKAIPKDVTILFGSQTGNAQNLAKKAGKTLEERGFQVTVSAMSDFKPNNLKKVKNLLIVVSTHGEGDPPDNALTFHEFVHGKRAPKLEDFRYSVLALGDSSYEFFCQTGKDFDKRLEELGGTRITPRVDCDLDFEEPAAEWAEAVLAGLSEGESSSPSPAEAASVSASAPAESVYSRSNPFRAEVLENLNLNGRGSNKETRHLEISLEGSGLTYQPGDSLGVYPENDPELVDLLLAEMSWDPEEAVGVKEETVTLKEALTAHFEITVLTKPLVEKAAKLSGNEDLHQLVSDRNQLKSYMDGRDLIDLVRDFKPWNSSAQEFVSILRKMSARLYSISSSFEANPEEVHLTIGAVRYDAHGRERKGVCSILCAERLQPGDTLPVFIQHNENFKLPENPDTPIIMVGPGTGIAPFRSFMQEREESGADGKSWLFFGDQHFVTDFLYQTEWQKWLKDGVLSKLDVAFSRDDDEKVYVQHRMQENSKELFQWLQEGAAVYICGDEKNMAHDVHNTLIDIIEKEGGLSRDQASEYLAGMQKNKRYQRDVY
- a CDS encoding aromatic acid exporter family protein, whose protein sequence is MKQTFPYKFIGGRIAKTGLAVFITAFICHMLDWPAMFAVITAIVTIEPTVADSIRKAYVRFPAAAIGAGFAVLFTFIFGDSPYSYASVSLATIIVCHKLKLHDGMLVATLTGVAMISTVQDHYLSSFFIRLGTTTTGIVVSTAVNFFVMPPNYSKSIIKNIHALYRRSGDTLHKRGLEIFNSQGSDGTVRSDFQRLIKDIDKTETLCHYQKAEYRYHRFSREDMRDFHYEYKKLTILRQITYHVGNLIFLPTGLPELEEDRKKAAAAVLEDIKNSLYDPCFLITERHHKKISEVTQWFIEQKQLNPAGGLKPRTHHHVQPETAILYEILSIQDLIEELNQIQTMEIKHRKLLKAPLEAGAHKKRGAGMNE
- a CDS encoding M20 family metallopeptidase; this translates as MGKNLIVKQIDELQDDFNRISTYIGENPELGHEEYKACKVLTEELEKHGFSLEIGTCGLPTAFTATYDSGKEGPVIGYMSEYDALPEVGHACGHNLIGTMGIAAGIGLSKVIHETGGKVIVFGTPAEETKGGKVTMAEAGIFDVLDAAIMVHPLDNYVKSGTSLAMDAIQFEFFGKSAHAAASPHLGINALDAVLQTFSSINALRQHIKPDARIHGIITEGGKAANVVPDYAVAQFYVRAAKREYVNELVEKVKKCAEGAALQTGAEMKWSFYEFSYDDMVTNSPLSEAFNKELISLGVNEEEILEQKDGSGSLDMGNVSQAAPSIHPYIKICNEAYACHTHEFREAAMSEQAREAMILGAKAMALTGYEVLTNQELLKQIKEEFESNKALA
- a CDS encoding methionine aminopeptidase produces the protein MGLLNAFNEWRESRYQNHVNRMKEENKCPDCYGRGFSLYPGNEFAYHANQFDCQGCNGTGLYSEWDSLS
- a CDS encoding LysR family transcriptional regulator, yielding MYYDALKTFVTLAEVKNFTKTAELLLMSQPSVSLHIKNLEKEFQTKLFQRSPKYLKITPSGEILYDRAKQMITIYEQTRQEILEQQNTIKGDLKIAASFTIGEYILPPLLLDLQNQYPELNLQVTIANTEEVVQSTRSHHVDIGLIEGQTNERELIVTPFLEDELFIVTSNQHPLVQKEEATIADLQDQAWIMRENGSGTREYFNHVVRSNGLKVKSLLTISSNQGIKETLINGLGISILSGSVVERDVNQNNLSIIKVKNQEFKRTLSYVLSPIMQEKKNVSIFIEALGEKWKNPKGK
- a CDS encoding YbaK/EbsC family protein, with product MSIESVKAHFKKWDREQDVMEFDSLSATVEQAAETIGVCPAQIAKTLSFRSDGDEAILVVAAGDAKIDNKKFRKTFGFKARMLSAEEVLEQTGHAVGGVCPFGLKNDLDVYLDESMKRFETLFPACGSSNSAIELTPAEINTYSDAKAWVDVCKDWEDALIIERPLEKITK